From the genome of Argentina anserina chromosome 4, drPotAnse1.1, whole genome shotgun sequence, one region includes:
- the LOC126792961 gene encoding mitochondrial outer membrane protein porin of 36 kDa-like — translation MVKGPGLYSDIGKKARDLLYRDYQTDHKFTVTTFTTSGVAITSSGTKKGDLLLGDVSTQLKNKNITTDVKVDTNSNLLTTITVDEPAPGLKAILSFIVPDQKSGKVELQYQHEYAGISTSLGLTANPVINFSGVVGNTSLSLGTDVSFDTASGNLTKLNAGLNFIHTDLIASLLVNDKGDTLTASYFHTVSPLTCTAVGAELSHGFSSNENTFTIGTQHALDPLTSVKARVNNYGRASALIQHEWRPKSLFTISGEVDTRAIEKSAKIGLALALKP, via the exons ATGGTGAAGGGACCCGGTCTCTACTCCGATATCGGCAAGAAAGCCAGAG ATCTTCTTTACAGGGATTACCAGACCGACCACAAGTTTACCGTCACCACTTTCACCACTTCTGGAGTT GCAATCACTTCGAGTGGAACTAAGAAAGGGGATCTTCTTTTGGGGGATGTGAGCACTCAgctcaagaacaagaacatcaCGACTGATGTTAAAGTTGATACCAATTCAAAT CTTCTCACAACAATTACCGTTGATGAGCCCGCACCTGGTCTTAAGGCAATCTTGAGCTTCATTGTACCTGATCAAAAATCTGGAAAG GTGGAGCTTCAATACCAACATGAGTATGCTGGAATAAGTACTAGCCTTGGATTGACTGCCAACCCTGTTATTAACTTCTCTGGTGTTGTTGGGAACACTTCCCTCTCTCTTGGAACGGATGTTTCTTTTGACACTGCCTCTGGAAACTTGACCAAGCTCAATGCTGGGCTGAACTTCATTCATACTGACCTGATTGCCTCCTTGCTTGT GAATGACAAGGGTGATACCCTCACTGCTTCCTACTTCCACACGGTCAGCCCACTTACTTGCACTGCTGTTGGTGCAGAGCTGTCCCATGGCTTTTCTAGCAACGAGAACACCTTCACCATCGGCACTCAGCATGCACTTGACCCCCTTACCTCTGTGAAGGCTCGGGTGAACAACTATGGCAGGGCAAGCGCTCTCATCCAGCACGAGTGGCGTCCCAAGTCCTTGTTCACTATCTCAGGAGAGGTGGACACGAGGGCGATCGAGAAAAGTGCAAAGATCGGTCTAGCCTTGGCACTCAAGCCATGA
- the LOC126792959 gene encoding hypersensitive-induced response protein 2: MGQCLGCIQVDQSTVAIRETFGKFDDVLEPGCHCLPWCLGSAVAGHLSLRVQQLDVRCETKTKDNVFVTVVASIQYRALADKASDAFYKLSNTRGQIQSYVFDVIRASVPKLDLDSTFEQKNDIAKAVEEELEKAMSHYGFEIVQTLIVDIEPDEHVKRAMNEINAAARMRLAATEKAEAEKILQIKRAEGEAESKYLSGLGIARQRQAIVDGLRDSVLAFSENVPGTSSKDVMDMVLVTQYFDTLKDIGASSKSNSVFIPHGPGAVKDIASQIRDGLLQGSTRS, encoded by the exons ATGGGACAGTGCCTTGGGTGTATTCAGGTTGACCAGTCTACGGTTGCAATCAGGGAAACTTTTGGGAAGTTTGATGATGTGCTTGAACCTGGTTGCCATTGTCTGCCTTGGTGTTTGGGTAGCGCAGTAGCTGGACATCTCTCTCTACGAGTCCAGCAATTGGATGTTCGATGTGAAACCAAGACCAAG GATAATGTCTTTGTTACTGTGGTTGCTTCCATTCAATACCGAGCTTTAGCTGACAAAGCTTCAGATGCCTTCTACAAGCTCAGCAATACCAGGGGGCAGATCCAGTCATATGTCTTTGATG TTATCAGGGCAAGTGTTCCAAAGCTGGATCTGGATTCAACCTTTGAACAGAAGAATGATATTGCCAAAGCTGTGGAAGAGGAACTTGAAAAG GCCATGTCACATTATGGGTTTGAAATAGTGCAGACATTGATTGTGGATATTGAACCAGATGAGCATGTGAAGAGGGCAATGAATGAGATCAATGCAG CTGCTAGGATGAGGTTGGCTGCAACTGAGAAAGCTGAAGCAGAGAAGATACTACAGATTAAGCGAGCTGAAGGAGAGGCAGAGTCCAAGTATCTGTCAGGGCTTGGCATAGCAAGGCAGCGCCAGGCTATTGTAGATGGGCTGAGAGACAGTGTGCTGGCCTTTTCTGAGAATGTACCGGGGACATCATCAAAGGATGTCATGGACATGGTTCTGGTGACACAATACTTTGACACATTGAAAGACATCGGTGCGTCTTCAAAGTCCAATTCAGTTTTCATCCCACACGGACCTGGTGCTGTGAAAGACATTGCTTCTCAGATAAGAGATGGTCTCCTTCAAGGATCAACTCGCTCGTGA